In Vibrio sp. FE10, the following are encoded in one genomic region:
- a CDS encoding M15 family metallopeptidase: MTPEQLTGQSDSHLEPSLIGTKTFLVHSDVKDDLNNLIEAAQLAGFKMEIASGFRDYERQSLIWNRKFSGQAPILDSESQPLDASTLSEHQKLSAILRWSALPGASRHHWGCDFDVFARNHLPEGAQLQLEPWEYLTGHQQAFYQWLVANASQYGFFFPYSQDLGGVAIEPWHISHRKVSQLCLSQLSPTLLGKQLQSKPILGYEIIMEQLDEIYARFVANISH, from the coding sequence ATGACACCAGAGCAGCTTACCGGACAATCAGATTCTCATCTGGAACCTAGCCTGATTGGCACCAAGACCTTCTTGGTCCACAGTGACGTCAAAGATGATCTGAACAACTTGATTGAAGCTGCTCAACTCGCTGGTTTTAAAATGGAGATTGCCAGTGGCTTTCGCGACTATGAAAGGCAATCTCTGATTTGGAACCGCAAGTTTTCTGGTCAAGCACCGATATTAGACTCAGAAAGCCAACCACTGGATGCTTCAACACTCAGTGAACATCAAAAGTTGTCGGCGATCCTGAGATGGTCTGCGCTTCCTGGGGCGAGTCGTCACCATTGGGGTTGTGACTTTGATGTCTTTGCTCGTAATCATTTACCTGAAGGCGCGCAACTACAGCTGGAACCATGGGAATACCTTACTGGCCACCAGCAAGCGTTTTACCAATGGCTTGTTGCCAATGCATCTCAATATGGGTTCTTCTTTCCTTACAGCCAAGACCTCGGCGGTGTGGCGATAGAACCTTGGCATATTAGCCACCGTAAAGTTTCACAGTTGTGTTTATCACAGTTATCTCCCACTTTACTTGGCAAGCAACTCCAATCTAAGCCAATATTAGGGTATGAGATAATTATGGAGCAGCTAGACGAGATCTATGCGCGCTTCGTGGCGAATATCAGTCATTAG
- a CDS encoding DUF2897 family protein yields MLEWLTNPWVIIIIVVSVVVGNIAALKQTANMDLTGRNKTEKDLDKLNQLDKQNQEKAQEDKSTENKDT; encoded by the coding sequence ATGTTGGAGTGGCTTACAAACCCTTGGGTTATCATCATCATCGTGGTTAGCGTTGTGGTGGGTAATATTGCTGCGCTCAAACAGACCGCCAATATGGATCTGACAGGTCGTAACAAAACAGAGAAAGACTTAGACAAGCTCAATCAATTGGATAAACAGAACCAAGAGAAAGCTCAAGAAGATAAGTCCACAGAGAACAAAGACACTTAA
- the bamC gene encoding outer membrane protein assembly factor BamC, with the protein MKYSHQLVIGSLAVFVLTACSGSPTQRRQAKDDFEYLETPEFSQWQLPEDAQPQFYPNFDIPSGEFSGGTGRQVDIRPPQQVLELIPGARAERQNGEVTLWLLRAEEADRVWQTAVDMLAQRGIGIREQSENDIETDWVTWVSEDEEVEIGSRYSISRFQANNRHGFKINLIDWREGSEEKPVSATNKERYNAFLTNLVMAKYDENLRAEAALKAQELVKRIPISMGADRSGFPVIIARTPYNVLWQRLPELLPQMGFELEERNQSQGTVKAKYAAPDDEFWETIGLQPIDLAPGTYTFLFGDLGNRTSINVTDASGKPVEEELLKSMVPVLAHVADQTKDKKEAKAE; encoded by the coding sequence ATGAAGTATTCTCACCAGCTAGTGATTGGGTCACTGGCTGTTTTCGTTCTTACAGCATGTTCTGGCAGCCCGACTCAACGTCGCCAAGCCAAAGATGATTTCGAATACTTAGAAACACCTGAGTTTTCACAATGGCAATTGCCTGAAGATGCTCAACCTCAGTTCTACCCAAATTTTGATATCCCAAGCGGTGAATTCAGTGGTGGTACAGGTCGTCAAGTGGATATTCGTCCGCCTCAACAGGTTCTTGAACTGATCCCAGGTGCTCGAGCTGAGCGTCAAAACGGTGAAGTGACACTATGGCTTCTTCGTGCTGAAGAAGCGGACCGAGTGTGGCAAACCGCGGTAGACATGCTAGCTCAGCGTGGCATTGGCATTCGTGAGCAATCAGAGAACGACATTGAGACCGATTGGGTAACTTGGGTTTCTGAAGACGAAGAAGTAGAGATTGGCAGCCGCTATTCTATCTCTCGTTTCCAAGCGAACAATCGTCATGGCTTCAAGATTAACCTGATTGATTGGCGTGAAGGTTCTGAAGAGAAACCTGTATCGGCAACCAATAAAGAGCGTTACAACGCGTTCCTAACGAACCTTGTGATGGCTAAGTACGATGAAAATCTTCGTGCTGAAGCTGCACTGAAAGCGCAAGAGTTAGTGAAACGTATCCCTATTTCAATGGGTGCTGACCGCAGTGGTTTCCCTGTGATTATCGCGCGTACGCCTTACAACGTATTGTGGCAACGCTTGCCTGAACTGCTACCTCAAATGGGCTTCGAGCTTGAAGAGCGTAACCAGTCTCAAGGTACCGTGAAAGCGAAATACGCAGCGCCTGATGATGAATTCTGGGAAACAATTGGCCTACAACCTATTGATCTAGCGCCAGGTACTTACACCTTCTTATTTGGTGATCTTGGTAACCGTACGTCAATTAACGTAACGGATGCATCAGGTAAGCCAGTAGAAGAAGAGCTACTGAAGTCAATGGTTCCGGTATTGGCACACGTTGCTGATCAAACCAAAGATAAGAAAGAAGCAAAAGCGGAATAA
- the dapA gene encoding 4-hydroxy-tetrahydrodipicolinate synthase produces the protein MFSGSIVALVTPFNTDGEVDFDSLKKLVEYHVAAGSDGLVAVGTTGESSTLTIEEHVKVVNKIVEFADGRIPVIAGTGANATHESVLFSRLLNGSGIAGCLSVTPYYNKPTQEGLYQHYKAIAEVSDVPQILYNVPGRTAVDLLPETVARLAEIENIVALKDATGDLDRIAIHRELCGEDFILLSGDDLTGLEFVKRGGDGVISVTNNVAAADMATMFKLAKEGKFEEAEAINERLMPLHKNLFVESNPIPVKWAVHKLGLIAEGGLRLPLTELSKPAQPVVAQAMTEACIY, from the coding sequence ATGTTTTCAGGAAGTATCGTTGCGCTAGTTACGCCATTTAATACAGATGGTGAAGTGGATTTCGACAGCCTTAAAAAGTTGGTTGAGTACCATGTTGCTGCAGGTAGTGATGGTCTGGTTGCGGTTGGCACAACAGGTGAGTCTTCTACGCTCACTATTGAAGAGCATGTCAAAGTCGTCAATAAGATCGTTGAATTTGCCGATGGTCGTATCCCTGTTATCGCAGGTACAGGCGCAAATGCCACTCACGAATCAGTGTTATTCAGCCGTTTGTTGAACGGTTCTGGTATTGCTGGTTGCCTGAGCGTAACGCCTTATTACAACAAACCGACTCAAGAAGGTTTGTACCAACACTACAAAGCGATTGCTGAAGTTAGTGACGTTCCACAAATCCTATACAATGTTCCGGGTCGTACTGCCGTTGACTTGTTACCAGAAACGGTTGCTCGCCTTGCTGAGATCGAAAACATCGTTGCACTTAAAGATGCGACGGGTGATCTCGACAGAATTGCAATTCACCGTGAACTTTGTGGCGAAGACTTTATCTTACTAAGTGGTGATGACTTAACAGGTCTAGAATTTGTTAAGCGTGGTGGTGATGGTGTTATCTCTGTAACCAATAATGTTGCAGCTGCTGATATGGCAACCATGTTCAAACTAGCGAAAGAAGGTAAGTTTGAAGAAGCAGAAGCGATCAATGAGCGTTTGATGCCTCTTCACAAAAACTTGTTCGTTGAATCTAACCCTATTCCCGTAAAATGGGCGGTTCACAAATTGGGTCTGATTGCTGAAGGTGGCTTACGTCTACCGCTGACTGAATTGTCAAAGCCAGCTCAACCTGTTGTTGCTCAAGCAATGACTGAAGCGTGTATTTACTAA
- a CDS encoding glycine cleavage system protein R produces MTQHLVITAVGTDRPGVCNQVVHLVTQSGCNIIDSRIALFGEEFTLIMLLSGKANNITRVETTLPLLGQEHDLITIMKRTSTHDVIENSYTVEVFVESEDKIGLTEQFTQFFADRNIGLDSLSARTINKSKVQLDNDQFHISITASVQSECNLMQLQEEFDALCQSLSVQGSLNFIKNSL; encoded by the coding sequence ATGACTCAACATCTAGTAATCACAGCTGTGGGCACTGATCGCCCAGGTGTATGTAACCAAGTGGTTCACTTGGTCACCCAATCAGGCTGTAACATTATTGATAGCCGCATCGCCCTATTCGGCGAAGAATTTACGCTTATCATGCTACTGTCTGGAAAGGCAAACAACATCACTCGTGTTGAAACCACTCTGCCTTTGCTCGGTCAGGAGCACGACTTGATTACGATAATGAAGCGCACCTCAACTCATGATGTGATTGAGAACTCTTATACCGTAGAGGTCTTCGTTGAGTCAGAAGATAAAATCGGCCTTACCGAGCAGTTCACTCAGTTCTTTGCTGACCGCAACATCGGACTCGACTCGCTGAGCGCCCGAACCATCAATAAGTCCAAGGTTCAGCTCGACAACGACCAATTCCATATCTCTATTACCGCTTCTGTGCAATCAGAATGTAATTTGATGCAGCTACAAGAAGAATTCGACGCGCTGTGTCAGAGCCTATCCGTACAAGGCTCGCTCAACTTTATTAAAAACAGTCTCTAA
- the bcp gene encoding thioredoxin-dependent thiol peroxidase: MNTLTAGVPAPAFSLPDQDGNIVSLGDFKGKKVLFYFYPKAMTPGCIVQAEGLRDIKAQLDDLNVVVLGVSVDPVKRLPNFVEKKSLNFTLLSDEDHSVAEQFGVWGEKKFMGKVYDGLHRISFLIDEEGQIEHVFNKFKTKTHHEVVLDYFNPEA; this comes from the coding sequence ATGAATACGCTAACGGCTGGTGTTCCAGCACCTGCTTTTTCTCTTCCAGATCAAGATGGCAATATCGTATCTCTTGGTGACTTCAAGGGTAAAAAAGTACTTTTCTACTTTTACCCAAAAGCAATGACCCCAGGTTGTATCGTGCAAGCGGAAGGCCTGCGTGATATCAAAGCACAACTTGATGACCTCAATGTCGTGGTTTTGGGTGTGAGTGTTGATCCAGTCAAACGCCTACCAAACTTCGTTGAGAAAAAATCTCTGAACTTCACTCTATTATCAGATGAAGACCACAGCGTTGCTGAACAGTTTGGCGTTTGGGGCGAGAAGAAATTCATGGGCAAAGTATACGATGGTCTGCATCGTATTAGCTTCCTCATTGATGAAGAAGGTCAGATTGAACACGTCTTCAACAAGTTCAAAACCAAGACTCACCACGAAGTGGTTTTAGATTACTTCAACCCAGAAGCTTAA
- a CDS encoding AI-2E family transporter, which produces MLEMVNRWYKRRFSDPHAVSLVAIILFGFITIYFFGHLIAPLLVAIVLAYLLEWPVTQLQRLGVPRTPSVMLVILIFFSVMLLAIFGLVPTIWEQVGNLINDIPSMYGSLQKFIATIPERYPELANLQIVESVMSNAKNKALGFGESVVKGSLASLVSLATLAVYLILVPLLIFFLLKDKEEMIRMASGVLPRNRRLATKVWVEMNQQISNYIRGKVLEILIVGGVSYVTFAILDLRYSVLLAVAVGFSVLIPYIGAAAVTVPVAIVGLFQWGLEPQFYWLLLAYGIIQALDGNVLVPVLFSEAVNLHPVAIIVAVLVFGGLWGFWGVFFAIPLATLVKAVWNALPSHALDDDPEHQQ; this is translated from the coding sequence ATGCTTGAAATGGTCAATCGTTGGTATAAACGACGTTTCTCTGATCCCCATGCTGTCAGTTTGGTTGCCATCATTCTATTCGGCTTTATTACGATCTACTTCTTTGGTCACCTAATTGCGCCATTATTGGTGGCAATTGTGTTGGCTTACTTGCTTGAGTGGCCTGTTACCCAACTTCAACGGTTAGGTGTTCCAAGAACACCGTCGGTGATGTTGGTTATCCTAATATTTTTTAGCGTGATGCTATTGGCGATATTTGGTTTGGTACCGACCATTTGGGAGCAAGTGGGCAACCTAATCAATGATATTCCAAGCATGTATGGCAGCCTACAAAAGTTCATCGCGACGATTCCAGAGCGTTACCCTGAACTGGCTAACTTGCAGATTGTTGAGTCAGTTATGTCTAACGCGAAGAACAAAGCATTAGGCTTTGGCGAAAGCGTTGTTAAAGGTTCTTTAGCGTCTCTTGTCAGCTTGGCGACACTGGCGGTTTACCTGATTCTTGTACCGCTGCTGATTTTCTTCTTACTGAAAGATAAAGAAGAGATGATCAGAATGGCAAGTGGAGTGCTTCCTCGAAATCGTCGTTTGGCGACCAAAGTATGGGTAGAGATGAACCAGCAAATCTCCAATTACATTCGCGGTAAGGTTCTCGAGATTTTAATCGTTGGTGGTGTGAGTTATGTAACCTTCGCGATTTTAGATCTTCGCTATTCAGTCTTGTTAGCGGTCGCGGTTGGTTTCTCTGTATTGATTCCCTATATCGGTGCGGCAGCGGTAACGGTACCTGTGGCGATTGTTGGTTTGTTCCAATGGGGGCTAGAACCTCAGTTCTACTGGCTGTTACTTGCGTACGGCATCATCCAAGCGCTAGATGGTAACGTGTTGGTTCCGGTTCTGTTCTCTGAAGCAGTGAACCTGCACCCAGTCGCTATTATTGTTGCGGTATTGGTGTTTGGTGGACTGTGGGGGTTCTGGGGCGTGTTCTTTGCAATCCCGCTGGCGACGTTAGTGAAAGCGGTTTGGAATGCCTTACCGAGTCATGCTCTCGATGATGACCCTGAACATCAGCAGTAG
- a CDS encoding sulfurtransferase TusA family protein, which translates to MTPNILDLRQERCPMALLLAKRHSVKLEVGQSLSIYVSDNSSMKDIVTFLSKQAYDVITEVCSNYHHLLVTKKELQSDA; encoded by the coding sequence ATGACACCTAATATTCTAGATTTACGCCAAGAGCGATGTCCAATGGCTTTATTATTAGCCAAGCGTCACAGTGTAAAGTTAGAAGTCGGACAGTCATTGTCAATTTATGTCTCTGATAATAGCTCGATGAAAGATATTGTTACTTTTTTGTCTAAGCAAGCCTATGACGTCATCACTGAGGTTTGCTCTAATTACCATCATCTCCTCGTCACTAAAAAGGAATTGCAGTCAGATGCTTGA
- a CDS encoding beta-barrel assembly-enhancing protease, with product MFKRARSIACLCIAATLSTPTLANTNGLELPDIGTAAGGTLTIDQELIYGDAYMRIIRSSQPIVNDPVLNQYIDTLGHRLVANANDVKTPFQFFMIRDRNINAFAFFGGYVALHSGLFLHAQSESELASVLAHEIAHVTQRHLARSMEDQARRSPATIAALAASVLLAIAAPEAGIAALTATTAGNMQSQINYTRSNEKEADRFGINTLAKAGFDVNAMPRFFGRLADEYRYASTPPPMLLTHPLPEDRITDSRARARSYPPLKLAPSLDYHLARARIVARYAGINNDAALDWFERKLKKAPKAMVPSLEYGQALVYLDSKKLDKAEPILTKLINSDPTNLFYLDAISDLHIEQKKPEIAIKELESALVRQPNNSVLTINYANALIENENFPEAVRVLQRYTHDNPNDTNGWHLLSKVNTSLGNSDEDLAARAEILALQANWNKAIQYYTQASQIAELGSLKQARYDARIDQLMIQRERFLSLQ from the coding sequence ATGTTTAAACGCGCTCGTTCAATTGCTTGCTTATGCATCGCAGCCACATTAAGCACACCAACGTTGGCGAATACCAATGGTTTGGAGCTACCGGATATCGGCACCGCTGCTGGCGGCACACTCACTATCGACCAAGAACTTATCTATGGTGATGCCTACATGCGCATCATCAGAAGCAGCCAGCCCATCGTCAACGACCCTGTTCTCAACCAATATATCGATACGCTCGGCCATCGCCTTGTCGCGAACGCGAATGATGTAAAGACCCCTTTCCAGTTCTTTATGATCCGTGACCGCAACATTAACGCCTTCGCTTTTTTTGGCGGTTACGTGGCGCTGCACTCAGGTCTGTTCCTGCATGCTCAATCAGAAAGTGAACTCGCCTCGGTATTAGCGCACGAAATCGCGCACGTTACCCAACGTCACTTAGCACGTAGTATGGAAGACCAAGCTCGTCGTTCTCCTGCGACTATCGCAGCACTTGCAGCTTCTGTATTACTGGCAATTGCAGCCCCTGAAGCGGGTATTGCTGCATTAACCGCAACAACGGCGGGTAACATGCAAAGCCAAATCAACTACACCCGTAGTAATGAAAAAGAAGCCGACCGCTTTGGTATCAACACGCTCGCAAAAGCTGGATTCGATGTAAATGCGATGCCACGTTTCTTCGGTCGTTTGGCTGATGAATACCGCTACGCAAGCACACCACCACCAATGCTGCTAACTCACCCATTACCAGAAGACCGAATCACAGATTCTCGTGCCCGTGCTCGCAGTTATCCGCCACTTAAACTGGCTCCTTCATTAGATTACCACCTAGCGAGAGCTCGTATTGTCGCGCGCTATGCGGGTATCAACAATGATGCGGCCTTAGATTGGTTTGAACGCAAACTGAAGAAAGCACCGAAAGCCATGGTGCCTTCATTAGAATATGGCCAAGCACTGGTTTATCTAGATTCTAAAAAATTGGATAAAGCTGAGCCGATTCTGACCAAGCTCATCAACAGCGATCCAACCAACCTGTTTTATTTAGATGCAATATCAGATCTGCACATTGAACAGAAAAAGCCTGAGATTGCGATTAAAGAACTTGAATCAGCACTGGTTCGTCAACCAAACAACTCGGTTCTGACCATTAACTACGCCAATGCGCTGATTGAGAATGAAAATTTCCCAGAAGCCGTTCGCGTATTACAGCGTTACACGCACGATAATCCGAACGACACCAATGGCTGGCACCTACTTTCAAAGGTAAATACGAGCTTAGGTAATAGCGACGAAGATCTTGCCGCTCGCGCAGAAATTTTGGCACTGCAAGCCAACTGGAACAAAGCGATTCAGTACTACACGCAGGCCAGCCAAATCGCAGAGCTCGGCAGCCTAAAACAAGCACGTTATGATGCTCGAATTGACCAGTTAATGATTCAGCGCGAACGTTTCTTATCGCTGCAATAA
- the arsC gene encoding arsenate reductase (glutaredoxin) (This arsenate reductase requires both glutathione and glutaredoxin to convert arsenate to arsenite, after which the efflux transporter formed by ArsA and ArsB can extrude the arsenite from the cell, providing resistance.) — protein MSVVIYHNPRCSKSRQTLELLEANGVQPEVIKYLDTPLTVEQLKVLFTQLGFTSVREMMRTKEADYKEANLGDAAVTDEALFSAMAANPKLFERPVVVANNKAKIGRPPEQVLEIL, from the coding sequence ATGTCTGTCGTGATTTATCATAACCCACGTTGCTCAAAGAGCCGTCAAACTCTCGAACTACTTGAAGCAAACGGCGTACAGCCTGAGGTTATCAAATACCTAGACACACCTTTAACTGTCGAACAGCTTAAAGTGCTTTTCACTCAGCTTGGTTTTACCAGCGTGCGCGAGATGATGCGCACTAAAGAAGCAGATTACAAAGAAGCAAATCTTGGTGATGCAGCGGTGACTGATGAAGCTCTTTTCTCAGCAATGGCAGCAAACCCAAAACTGTTTGAACGCCCTGTTGTTGTCGCGAACAACAAAGCAAAAATTGGTCGCCCACCAGAGCAAGTACTAGAGATTCTGTAA
- the wrbA gene encoding NAD(P)H:quinone oxidoreductase produces the protein MSINILVLYYSRHGNTQALARQIARGVESIPNCEAMLRTVNDVYTVEEQPDSRYQPTDPIATLQELRSCDGLALGSPVWFGNMAGPMKHFWDSTTSMWINGDLIDKPACVFTSSSSLHGGQETTQQSMMLPLLHHGMLVVGIPYSEPALHTTQTGGTPYGASSTGESASLSKEEIELAQNLGKRLSRIAINQKGISQ, from the coding sequence ATGAGCATTAACATTCTTGTTCTCTACTACAGTCGCCACGGCAACACACAAGCGCTAGCAAGACAAATCGCACGAGGGGTTGAATCTATCCCGAACTGCGAAGCCATGCTGAGAACGGTAAACGACGTGTACACGGTAGAAGAGCAGCCTGATTCGCGTTATCAACCGACAGATCCTATCGCGACCTTGCAAGAGCTTCGTTCTTGCGATGGTTTAGCACTAGGCAGCCCAGTTTGGTTCGGCAATATGGCTGGGCCAATGAAGCACTTTTGGGATAGCACGACATCAATGTGGATCAATGGCGATCTCATCGATAAGCCAGCTTGTGTCTTTACTTCTTCCTCATCACTGCATGGTGGTCAAGAGACGACACAGCAAAGCATGATGCTGCCTCTACTTCACCATGGCATGTTAGTCGTGGGAATCCCCTACTCAGAACCTGCGCTGCACACCACTCAAACCGGTGGCACACCCTACGGTGCAAGCAGTACTGGAGAGAGCGCTTCATTAAGCAAAGAAGAAATTGAGTTAGCGCAGAACCTAGGTAAACGCTTATCACGCATAGCTATCAACCAGAAGGGAATCTCTCAATGA
- a CDS encoding DUF2069 domain-containing protein — protein sequence MMYMPETAMSPKTKLFRYLALAGNLLLLFWVVAWQMTLSPHPHLSNVTLAIAWAVPLLLPLPGILAGKPYTHAWANFVLMLYFLHALTIMYVDGGERLLAAVELLLTSLGFAGNILFTRFRAKELGIKLKRLSEVEKKEKAKFEQ from the coding sequence ATGATGTATATGCCAGAAACGGCTATGTCTCCCAAAACCAAGCTCTTTCGCTACCTAGCGTTAGCAGGTAACTTGCTGCTTTTATTTTGGGTAGTGGCTTGGCAGATGACGCTTTCACCGCACCCGCACCTTAGCAATGTCACACTTGCGATTGCTTGGGCTGTACCGCTGTTACTGCCATTACCGGGCATTCTAGCAGGCAAGCCTTATACGCACGCTTGGGCGAATTTCGTCTTAATGCTCTACTTCCTACACGCGTTAACGATTATGTATGTAGACGGTGGAGAGCGTTTGTTAGCAGCTGTAGAACTACTCCTGACTAGCCTAGGCTTCGCAGGTAATATCTTGTTTACCCGTTTTAGAGCCAAAGAGTTAGGTATTAAGCTTAAGCGCCTTTCTGAAGTAGAAAAGAAAGAGAAAGCGAAATTCGAGCAATAA
- a CDS encoding DUF2066 domain-containing protein produces MRYIALLLMGLLASPSYALTQVDIFSAEVAINAENKQPEQVARNTGMEQVLIRATGQTDVASNETIQKAMRKSSQYMSQMSFGESNDQSTLRMRFNGAQIRSLLTQAQLPYWPDTRSNILVWLVEEQNYDKNIVWEHSNSQLAAGLQANAKERGLPLTLPVGDFDDITGIATSDLWGSFVTPISKASQRYPVDAVLVIKAQSSGLRWTLYDQKPNQLTSAPKSPVSGSVSGNSATTSKKLVDQISNYYASKSAVTVASESSESILTQFISLNNAQDFFQLESALKRLNSVASLDILKIQNNEVTFRIHLLSTQQEFEQEVESIRQVAKVEESYIEPEVSPEFETQDNSMSVGDDSTDAVDAESSEIDSSVQVIKGSEVSTDAEPTGTSDVTLDESGEEELTVTAPVHAKPSLVYEWVRS; encoded by the coding sequence ATGCGCTACATAGCATTGTTGTTGATGGGACTATTAGCCTCTCCGAGTTATGCCTTAACTCAAGTAGATATTTTTAGTGCTGAAGTTGCGATTAACGCTGAAAACAAACAGCCAGAGCAAGTGGCAAGAAATACAGGTATGGAGCAGGTATTAATACGTGCGACTGGCCAAACCGATGTCGCTTCGAATGAGACGATTCAAAAGGCGATGCGTAAGAGTTCGCAGTACATGTCTCAAATGAGTTTTGGCGAGAGCAATGACCAATCAACGTTGCGTATGCGTTTTAACGGTGCTCAAATCCGTTCTCTATTGACGCAAGCACAGTTGCCGTACTGGCCTGACACGCGTTCAAACATCCTTGTTTGGCTAGTAGAAGAGCAGAACTACGACAAGAACATTGTGTGGGAACATTCGAACTCACAGTTGGCTGCAGGCTTACAAGCGAACGCAAAAGAGCGCGGCTTACCCCTGACGTTACCAGTCGGTGATTTTGACGATATTACTGGTATTGCGACCTCTGATCTTTGGGGTAGCTTTGTTACGCCAATCAGCAAAGCGAGTCAGCGTTACCCGGTTGATGCTGTATTGGTGATTAAGGCTCAATCTTCTGGATTACGCTGGACTCTGTATGACCAAAAACCAAACCAACTGACGAGCGCACCAAAATCGCCAGTCAGTGGTTCAGTATCGGGCAACAGTGCGACGACTTCTAAGAAGCTTGTTGACCAAATCAGTAACTACTACGCGAGTAAGAGCGCAGTAACGGTTGCGAGTGAATCTTCGGAATCAATCTTAACGCAGTTTATTAGCCTGAATAACGCGCAAGATTTCTTCCAGTTGGAGAGTGCACTTAAGCGTTTAAACTCAGTGGCAAGCCTAGATATCCTTAAGATTCAAAACAACGAAGTGACCTTCCGAATTCACTTATTGTCGACTCAACAAGAGTTTGAGCAAGAAGTTGAAAGCATTCGCCAAGTCGCGAAGGTTGAAGAGTCTTACATTGAACCTGAAGTGAGCCCTGAATTTGAAACGCAAGACAACTCCATGTCTGTCGGCGATGATTCAACAGACGCTGTTGATGCTGAGAGTAGCGAGATTGACTCAAGCGTTCAGGTGATTAAAGGCAGTGAGGTATCTACGGATGCTGAGCCAACAGGTACTTCTGATGTAACGTTAGACGAATCTGGTGAAGAAGAACTTACTGTAACAGCACCAGTACACGCTAAGCCAAGCCTAGTATATGAATGGGTTCGCTCGTAA